ACCCAGACGGCGATCAGCGAGGCAATACCGCTGGTGCATACCCACTGCGCGCGATAAGCCGGCTTCAGCCCTGCCCGAACGCCAAAACCCTTGCATATCCGCGCCGGGTCGCTCATTTATACGCCACATTAATACCAGAAAAGGCTAGAACACCCGCCCATGGCGAAAGAAGAACTGCTCGAGTTTCCCGGCACCGTGATCGAATTGCTTCCCAACGCGATGTTTCGCGTGAAGCTGGATAATGAACACGAATTGCTGGCGCACACCGCGGGCAAGATGCGCAAGCACCGCATCCGCGTGCTGCAGGGAGACAAGGTGCTGGTCGAAATGACCCCCTACGACCTGACCAAGGGTCGGATCACCTACCGCTACAAGTAAACGCCGTGGCGACGCCCGGCGGCACCGAACCGAAGGCCCGCCTGGTCCTGGCCAGCGCGTCTCCCCGGCGTCGGCATCTGCTCGAGCAGGTGCTGCTGCCGCCCGATGCGGTCGCGCCCGCCGATGTGGACGAGTCCCCCCGCAGGGGCGAGCTGCCGCGACCTCACGCCCAGCGCCTTGCCGACGACAAGGCCGCCGCCATGGCGCCCGCTTATCCGGGCGATTTCGTGCTGGCCGCCGACACCGTCGTGGGCGTCGGACGCCGCATTCTGCCCAAGGCGGAGACCGAGGCCGACGCCCGCCGCTGCCTCGAGTTGCTGTCCGGCCGCCGCCACCACGTCTTCACCGGGGTCACCCTGATCGCTCCCGACGGCAAGGCGCGCCGACGCACGGTCGATACCGCCGTGATCTTCAAGCGTCTGGGCGAGACCGAGCTGGCCGCCTATCTGGCCTCGGGCGAATGGCACGGCAAGGCCGGCGGCTACGCCATCCAGGGACTGGCCGCCGCCTTTATCCGGGCGGTGAACGGCTCCTACACGAACGTGGTGGGACTGCCGGTATTCGAAATCGTCTCCCTGCTCGCAGGCGCCGGCTACGGCCCCGCCCGAAACCTTCGCTGAGGCGGCTGACGCCATGAACACGAAGCTTCTGATCGACGCGGTTCCGGGCGAGGTCCGCGCCGTGCTGGTCGAGGATGGCGAGGTCGCCGAAATCCATATCGACCGGGACGGCCACGAGAGCCTGGTCGGCAACATCTATCTGGGCCGTGTCGAGGCCGTCGAGGCGTCGCTGCAGGCCGCCTTCGTCGCCCTGCCCGGCGTCGCCGCGCCCGGCTACCTGTCGGCCAAACACGCCGGCGCGCTGGTCCAGGCCGGCGGCCCGCGCCGCATCGAACGCATTCTCAATCAGGGTCAGCTGGTGCTGGTCGAGGTCACCCGCGACGCCGTGGGCGACAAGGGGCCGGGACTGACCACCCTGGTCGCCTTGCCCGGCCGCCTGCTGGTCTACCATCCGTACCGCAGCGGCAATGTGCTGTCCGGCGCCATCCGCGACGAGGTCCAGCGTGCCCGGCTGGAAGACGCGGCGTCCCGGGCCGTCGACGGTGTCGGCGAAGGCGGCTTCATTGTCCGGACTGCAGCCCAGTCGGCGGACGTGCCGGCCCTGCTGCGCGAGGCACGCGAGTTGCATTTTCGCTGGGAGACGCTGTGCAAGGCGGTTGACGCCGCGCGCGAGCCCGCGTGCCTGCAACGCGACCTGCCGCCACTGCAGCGAACCCTGCGGGACCTTGTCCGTCCGGGCATCTCGCGCATCGTCGTCGACGGTCACGCCCTGTTCGCCGACGCCAGGCACTATCTGAGCGACAGCAATCCGGATCTGCTGGAGCAGTTGGAGGTCCATGCCACGGCCACGCCGCTGTTCGAGGCGGCGGGCGCCGAAGCCGCCATCGATTCCATGCTGGAGACGCGGCTCGACCTGCGGGGCGGCGGCTGGGTAACCATCGAGCCGGTCGAGGCGCTGACCGCCATCGATGTCAATTCCGGCGATGCCACCGCCGAATCGAGTCGCGAGCAGACCAGCTTCACCACCAATCTGCGGGCGGTCGACACCATCGCCCGGCAATTGCGGCTGCGCGACGTGGGCGGCATGGTGCTGGTCGACTTCATTCACATGGAAAGCCCCAAGCACCGCGACCGGGTGCTGGACGCCCTGCGCGGCGCCCTCGGCCGCGACCGCTCGCCCTGCGCCGTGCTGGGCTGGACGCGGATGGGACTGTGCGAGTTGACCCGCCGGCGCAGCCGCGCGGCCCTGCCCGACTTCCTCGCCGGACGCCCGGACGTGGGCCGCAAGCGCCGCCGCAAATCGGTGGAATCGGCGGGTTACGACGTGCTGCGCCGCGTGCGCGCCGAGGCCGCCGCTCGCCCAGGCGCCACGCTCGCCATCGCGGCCCATCCGGATGTGATAGACTGGTTGCGCGCCGCCGGCCGGCCGGCGGCACTGGCGGAGATCGCCGGCAAGCCGCCCGTGCTCGAGGGCGACAAGTCCCTCCCGGTCGATGAACCCCAGATCCAGGCCAGATCGTGAGCCCGCCCATGAACGAAATGTCCGACCCGCACAAGTTCATCCGCCCCTGCCCCATCTGCCGCAAGCCGGCGGTGGAGCGCTATATGCCCTTCTGTTCCAAGCGCTGCAGCGACCTGGATCTGGGCCGCTGGCTGGACGGCCGCTATGTCATCGAGACCGAGGACAGCCCGGGCGCGGAAGACGACGAAAATTGACCGCGGAAAAACCCGCCGAGGCATCTGGACAAGCCCGACCCGACGCCCTATAAACCGCCGTCCCGGGCCGTCACCAAGCGGCCCCGTTGTGTGGGCCCAGGTAGCTCAGTTGGTAGAGCACGTGACTGAAAATCACGGTGTCGGTGGTTCGATTCCGCCCCTGGGCACCATCACCCCCTCCCAAGACAGAACATAGAGGCTCAAAAATAGCGGATTCCTGCCATTTATCAGGGATGACGCTGCTCATTGGTGAACATGGATTACCCTTGCATCGCATCAAATCCGGGGTATCGTTTTGGGGTACGATGCAAGTACCCCAGAAGGCGATACCCCAATGGCTCTGACCGAATTCGCCGTCCGAAATGCCAAGCCTCGAGAAAAGCCCTACAAGCTGGCCGATACTGGCGGCCTCTACCTGCTCATTCAGCCGAACGGCTCAAAGCTCTGGCGGCACAAGTATCTGTTCATGGGGAAGGAAAAGCTCCTCGCCTACGGCTCCTACCCGCTCATCTCGATCGCTGAGGCGCGCGCGAAGCGGGACACGTCCAAGAAG
The nucleotide sequence above comes from Emcibacter sp. SYSU 3D8. Encoded proteins:
- the infA gene encoding translation initiation factor IF-1, whose translation is MAKEELLEFPGTVIELLPNAMFRVKLDNEHELLAHTAGKMRKHRIRVLQGDKVLVEMTPYDLTKGRITYRYK
- a CDS encoding Maf family nucleotide pyrophosphatase, producing MATPGGTEPKARLVLASASPRRRHLLEQVLLPPDAVAPADVDESPRRGELPRPHAQRLADDKAAAMAPAYPGDFVLAADTVVGVGRRILPKAETEADARRCLELLSGRRHHVFTGVTLIAPDGKARRRTVDTAVIFKRLGETELAAYLASGEWHGKAGGYAIQGLAAAFIRAVNGSYTNVVGLPVFEIVSLLAGAGYGPARNLR
- a CDS encoding ribonuclease E/G, yielding MNTKLLIDAVPGEVRAVLVEDGEVAEIHIDRDGHESLVGNIYLGRVEAVEASLQAAFVALPGVAAPGYLSAKHAGALVQAGGPRRIERILNQGQLVLVEVTRDAVGDKGPGLTTLVALPGRLLVYHPYRSGNVLSGAIRDEVQRARLEDAASRAVDGVGEGGFIVRTAAQSADVPALLREARELHFRWETLCKAVDAAREPACLQRDLPPLQRTLRDLVRPGISRIVVDGHALFADARHYLSDSNPDLLEQLEVHATATPLFEAAGAEAAIDSMLETRLDLRGGGWVTIEPVEALTAIDVNSGDATAESSREQTSFTTNLRAVDTIARQLRLRDVGGMVLVDFIHMESPKHRDRVLDALRGALGRDRSPCAVLGWTRMGLCELTRRRSRAALPDFLAGRPDVGRKRRRKSVESAGYDVLRRVRAEAAARPGATLAIAAHPDVIDWLRAAGRPAALAEIAGKPPVLEGDKSLPVDEPQIQARS
- the yacG gene encoding DNA gyrase inhibitor YacG; amino-acid sequence: MNEMSDPHKFIRPCPICRKPAVERYMPFCSKRCSDLDLGRWLDGRYVIETEDSPGAEDDEN